In Pseudemcibacter aquimaris, the sequence GGTGAGTTCTTTCGCAGCATATTTTATGCATTTTTAATTGCGATTTCGGTCAGAACATTCATCTTGCAGCCGTTTTCGATTCCTTCTGAATCGATGTTAAAGAATCTTATGGTTGGGGACTTTTTGTTGGTGAACAAAATGTCTTATGGTTATTCAAAACATTCCTTGCCTTTTAGTTTACCGATCATACCTGATAGAATTTTTTCAGATGATGTTGAACGTGGCGATGTTGTTGTTTTCCGTCTTCCAAGGGACCCGGATATTTATTACATCAAACGAATTGTTGGCGTGCCGGGTGATAAAATTCAAATGATTAATGGTGAGCTTCACCTTAATGGTGCAAAGCTTCCACGCATTCAAATCGAAGATTACGTCAGAACAAATGAATATGGCCGCGAAGAACGATTTGAACAGTTTGAAGAAGTGATGCCGAGCGGTAAAACATATGTCACACTGAACCGTGAATATGTCAGACGTGCTGATGATACCCAGGTCTTTATTGTTCCAGAAGGACATTATTTTGCAATGGGTGATCACCGTGATAATTCACTTGATAGTCGCTGGCCATCAAGCGAGGGTGTTGGGTTCGTTCCATTTGAAAATATCATTGGTAAGGCAACATGGCTTACATTGTCATTTGATAATCACAGCGCCTTATGGGAATTTTGGAAATGGTTCCCTGAAGAACGCCGTGACCGTTTCTTCACAACGATTAATTAGATCGAGGTAGTATTTTGACAGTTGAAAACGGTCAATATTCAGAGCTTTATGAAATCATTGGATATTCATTTAAGAATGAAGAATTAATAAGAGAAGCATTGACGCATCCAAGTTTGGAAGGTGCGAAAAATTACCAAAGATTGGAATTCGTTGGCGACCGTGTGCTTGGTCTTGCCATTGCTGCGTGGATGTTTGAACTTTATCCTGATGTTGATGAAGGCGGTCTTGCGAGCCGTCACACAAATCTTGTAAGACGCGAAGCATGCGCAAAAGTTGGTGAGGAAATTGGCCTTGGTGATTTTATTCATATGGCCAAAAGCAGCGAAGATACCGGCGGAAGAAAACGTGAAACCATTATCGCGGATGTTAGTGAATCAATCATTGGTGCCATTTATCTTGATGCTAACTATCAAGAAGCCGAAAAATTTATCCGTAAATTTTGGAAAGATCAGGCTTATAATGTAAAAGTTGCAAAACGCGATGCAAAAACAAGATTGCAGGAGCTTGTGCAATCTAAAGGGAAGCCAACCCCAAATTATGTGACGGTCGATAAAGAAGGGCCGGATCATCAGCCTGTATTCACAATAGCCTTAAGGGTTAAGGGGGAAGAAGAAGAGCAGGCAAAAGGAAAATCAAAACGCGAAGCCGAACAGAATGCAGCGGAAGCCATGCTGGAACGTTTGGAAAAGGCGTGGAACGTAAAATGAATATTCAACAAAATACAAAATGCGGATTTGTCGCCCTTATTGGTGCACCAAATGCCGGAAAATCTACACTACTCAATTCACTAGTCGGTAGCAAAATCGCTATTGTGACGCATAAAGTGCAAACAACTAGAGCCAGAATGGTTGGCGTTGCCATTCATGGTGATAATCAAATGGTGTTTGTTGATACGCCGGGCATTTTTACAGCCAAAAAACGTCTTGAGCGTGCCATGGTTTCCGCG encodes:
- the rnc gene encoding ribonuclease III — protein: MTVENGQYSELYEIIGYSFKNEELIREALTHPSLEGAKNYQRLEFVGDRVLGLAIAAWMFELYPDVDEGGLASRHTNLVRREACAKVGEEIGLGDFIHMAKSSEDTGGRKRETIIADVSESIIGAIYLDANYQEAEKFIRKFWKDQAYNVKVAKRDAKTRLQELVQSKGKPTPNYVTVDKEGPDHQPVFTIALRVKGEEEEQAKGKSKREAEQNAAEAMLERLEKAWNVK
- the lepB gene encoding signal peptidase I — protein: MDGKEKNNSLGEGAKSALLNEGETWGEFFRSIFYAFLIAISVRTFILQPFSIPSESMLKNLMVGDFLLVNKMSYGYSKHSLPFSLPIIPDRIFSDDVERGDVVVFRLPRDPDIYYIKRIVGVPGDKIQMINGELHLNGAKLPRIQIEDYVRTNEYGREERFEQFEEVMPSGKTYVTLNREYVRRADDTQVFIVPEGHYFAMGDHRDNSLDSRWPSSEGVGFVPFENIIGKATWLTLSFDNHSALWEFWKWFPEERRDRFFTTIN